DNA sequence from the Tachysurus vachellii isolate PV-2020 chromosome 16, HZAU_Pvac_v1, whole genome shotgun sequence genome:
AGACTAAATCAGAGGCCCAACATCACAACGCTTCTCCATCATCTCAAACTTCAGCAGCTAATAAAGTATAGAGTCAGtttcttattgttttatttatatatatttctatgccAGCAAATTCAGTTAAGACTTTAGAAATAACCAGTAACCCAAACATATTAACATAGCATTGTACATACAGGTTAAAATGACTCACGTTTCTATGTTAAAGTACAGTCAACACCAGGATTAGTAACACCTATAGGTAAGGATATAGTTCAGATTATAAAAGAAGTAGCTGCAAAAACTTCATGAAATAACTGAAAATATCTGAGAGAAATATTCTTATTTGGTATACACTGTAAAGCCAAAAGTATATGATAACCGCTGCATCGCAGGTGCATCACAGGTGCGTCACCGCTGCTTGCAGGTGCGTCACCGCTGCTTGCAGGTGCGTCACCGCTGCTTGCAGGTGCGTCACCGCTGCTTGCAGGTGCTTCACCGCTGCTTGCAGGTGCTTCACCGCTGCTTGCAGGTGCTTCACCGCTGCTTGCAGGTGCTTCACCGCTGCTTGCAGGTGCTTCACCGCTGCTTGCAGGTGCGTCACCGCTGCTTGCAGGTGCGTCACCGCTGCTGACAGGTGCATCAAATCAAGCACATAGCCAGGACTGGGTCATACTGAAAAGTTCATTGATTCATAAAATAGTGGTGtcataattcaattcaattcaattcaagtttatttgtatagcgctttttacaatggacattgtctcaaagcagctttacagaacataaacatagaacagaagataaacataaggagtaatatttaatataataaaaattaaaaatatatatagttcacagtgtgtatgtatgtatgtatgtatgtatatgtatttatccccaatgagcaagtctgaggtgactcaggcagcagtggcaaggaaaaactcccttaattgGTAATAAGACACTAATGTGTCATAAGACACATCAGTTTGTAACATCTCTGCCCTGCTTAGTCACTGAACTCATATCTCTGAGCAACAAGACTCTACAACGAAGCTGTAGAGTGGACAAACATACTGAGCGCTGAAAAGCATAGCATGTTGAAAGTCTCTTATCCTCTGTTGTATCACTCACTACAGAGGTCCAAAATGCCTCTGGAAGCATCATCAGTATATGGTTTCCATGGGCAAATATAGCTAAACAGATGCCTAAGATAACCGTACACAATgccaatataaataatataatataatttttatagaGTTTCTGTTATATTTTGTTCTTATCAATTTTTCTGGGTGACAATAATTTTGATGTGTAGGATTTTAAGggtaaattaatttttaaaagtttttaactACTGCATTAGTTAATATTCAATTTcttaatgtattaaatacagaatatttaaTATCACTGTCTCTATTTTAGGTATGGCTGTGAAGCTaaaggaggaagatgaggagcaaAAGGTATCAGAGGAAACACCAGAAATCACAGAGTATAATGAAGAAAGCAGTAATCAGAGCTTTCACCGAGTCTTGGTTTTTACGCAGGCAAGCAACAAAGAGAAGACCACCAACAGTCATTTGTTCCACTGCCCTCAGTGTGAGAAGACGTTTGCTAAAATACAGTTTTTAAAAACCCACCTAAGAGTCCATACGGGAGAGAAGCCTTACGGGTGCTCACATTGCGGACGGAGGTTTTCTCATCTAGCGTCTTTAACAGGTCACCGGAGAACACATACAGGAGAGAAACCGTATCAATGCTTTCAGTGTGGAAAGAGGTTCGCTCTTTCAGGCTCTTTAAAATTGCATGAGAGGATCCACACAGGTGAGAAGCCCTACCAGTGCCTTCAGTGTGGGAAGAGCTTTTCTAGACATGCGTTTCTAAAAAAACACCAGCGTATGCATTCTGGAGAGAAGCCCTTCTGTTGCCTTGAGTGCGGCAAACGGTTTTCCCATCCGAGCTCCCTAAAGGATCACGAAGGCTCACATACCGGCGGTAAGCCGTACAGTTGTTCCGAATGCGGAAGGCAGTTTTCTCACCCGAGCTCTCTCAAAGTTCACGAGAGGATACATAGCGGCGAGAAGCCTTACCACTGCACTCAATGTGGGAAGAACTTCTCCCATCTCACATCGCTGAAAATTCACGTTCGGATACATACCGGAGAGAGGCCGTACCAGTGCTCCCAGTGTGGGAAGGGTTTCTCTCACGCAGGCTTATTAAAGGGTCATGAGAGGATACATACCGGGGAAAAGCCGTACCATTGCACACAGTGTGAGAAGAGTTTCACACAGTCGAGTGCGTTAAAAGTTCACCAGAGGATCCACACCGGAGAGAAGCCTTACTGCTGTTCGGAATGCGACAAGTGTTTTTCTCATCCGGGGTCTTTAAAAATTCACCAAAGGAagcacactggagagaagccttATCAGTGTGAACAGTGCGGCAAAAGTTTTTACAGATCGTGGTACTTAAAAGTACATCAGAGAATACATACTGAAGAAAAGGACATTAGTTCTagctgaatgtatttttttatggttaacatagacttttatttataaactcCATGACTGCTGCtgtgaagagagattttatgcTGTTTAAAGCTGGGTTGGTTGATAAAATCAGATCAATGTTGGAGGTAATATGTGAGCATCATTACTGCACCACTGAATGTATTTGATGTATCTTGGCGAGCCACAACATGAGGTCTTCAACTCATTtagctgtaaaaaaataatatattttggcCAGCACATGCcaaattaaaatatacacatgTCCTCTATTAATTTGGAAATACATAATGATTCTAGAAAATATTGTAAGTATATTACAAAGGAAATACAGTgctttgcaaaagtattcaggCTCCTGACCAATTCTATATCAGTGTCATTTTCAATTTTAAGTTCAACTGTTTTCAAATAAGTTATTGTTGGTTCACAttgggggggcacagtggcttagtggttagcacgttcgcctcacacctccagggttgggggttcgattcccgcttccaccttgtgtgtgtggagtttgcatgttctccccgtgcctcgggggtttcctcccccggtccaaagacatgcatggtaggttgattggcatctctgga
Encoded proteins:
- the LOC132858645 gene encoding zinc finger protein 135-like, producing the protein MLRSVVSFLDDKRGVKEECGDDRITECTVKTEEYETSVDATNEGMAVKLKEEDEEQKVSEETPEITEYNEESSNQSFHRVLVFTQASNKEKTTNSHLFHCPQCEKTFAKIQFLKTHLRVHTGEKPYGCSHCGRRFSHLASLTGHRRTHTGEKPYQCFQCGKRFALSGSLKLHERIHTGEKPYQCLQCGKSFSRHAFLKKHQRMHSGEKPFCCLECGKRFSHPSSLKDHEGSHTGGKPYSCSECGRQFSHPSSLKVHERIHSGEKPYHCTQCGKNFSHLTSLKIHVRIHTGERPYQCSQCGKGFSHAGLLKGHERIHTGEKPYHCTQCEKSFTQSSALKVHQRIHTGEKPYCCSECDKCFSHPGSLKIHQRKHTGEKPYQCEQCGKSFYRSWYLKVHQRIHTEEKDISSS